From the genome of Branchiostoma lanceolatum isolate klBraLanc5 chromosome 11, klBraLanc5.hap2, whole genome shotgun sequence:
ACGCCGTGCTGAACTGCTTGCCGCAATCCTTGCAGCGGTACGGGGTCTCACCCGTGTGGTTTCGTATGTGGACCCTCAGGTTGTACATCCTTGGAGTGGAGAACCCACAATGCTCGCAAACGAACATTGTTGACCTGGAATAGATTCAGAAGTTTGTTATTGAAAGCGATCAGGTAGGCATTACTACATAGCACAAAGTTTTTTCACAACATGGTACACgttatttcacagaaaaaagttttccgGTCAAGGCTAGAATATAGCACACTTCAAGCCTTATTATCTTgcaataaggagctaatttgcataattagtaaggaaagtttgttaaccaactgcctttcaatgggacatgggacagtgtcaggtcatgtaaacagatagccttgcataaacgtacatgtaggtcaaataaataaacttttctccaagcagaggtgtgggtcctgctggtttttgacgcgttcagtttaagcattgttgttcaacacggttggcgacataacgaaatagggacaaaatagaaagcctgactagaaacacctaaaaacgtgccagatcaactttcaacactgccatatcgaacctttgtggcacgtaaatataaatcactttccataataagccttgattatttggcgaagataatgtgtttgtggaactctagtttacatttaccaaacttcatcaccaacgtaataagttaggcacactatctggcgtagcactaaatagCGATAAAGTAGACATTGAAAGTACTTACCAGATCAGACGAGCAGATGAcgagatgaaaaaaaacttggcTATTTGAAGACGGCTAGAAAACGTTCCGAATCGTTTGAAATCGAATCAGGTACTGTCGACTACGAACTTCAACGACCATTTTATGTAGAAGCGGGCCCTTTGTTTATCCGTGAAATTAGCTATATCAACAATGCTATTGTTACATAATCAAACAGTTGTCTGACAAATCATGATGACCAGTGATTATGTAATTAGTCCCAGCGCGTGCAGATCTCATTGCGCTAATTGAATATTACAACTTCTTTTGTATCAACTGATCAACAGCAAACGCCGCCCTCAAGCGCATCTCTGTGCACTGACCAATCGCAACGTCAGATTTCggccagggaaccaatcagacgtccgggcgcccaccaattgtaatttgcgggcatctgattagcgggtctCATAAATTCACTCCCCACCGCTCGACGACTACTTTTAATGTCTTGgacttgagcgtagacgaagttcacCCGTTCGTTCGACatgcacgtaccaagcagaccgcccgtaagtccaccggtggcaaagccccaaggaagcagctggcaaccaaggccgcgcgcaagagcgccccTGCTAatggcggcgtcaagaagcctcaccgctacaggcccgacggacctgcgcttccagagctcggcggtcatggccctgcaggaagccggcgaggcctacctggtcggtgtcttcgaggacaccaacctgtgcgccatccacgccaagcgcgtcaccatcatgcccaaggacatcaacaaccccggcccttttcagggccacccacatatcccagaaagatctatatccttccacctttctttaaacagacgcagttgttgcgcctgaaatacaattacacaccactcgcacatcacccccccccccacacacacacacacaacttatacctgtacacgcaaatcaattcagccgacagtgtaatgactttatcaacgttagagaatgttatgtgaacgcgtgcatccggtcgcgaacaCATAACCTGTACACGcgtataatatacatataggtcagctagcattaaacgacaccgtattgcggtcatttcttgtacttgtatgATCGGTCTTGCTCACGCTTTGCgataattgtctgtcagctatcttggactgggatatgtcgTATTTGGGTAATTTtattcgtatatctgcattgtgcaggcacttgattcagtgtgaagagaacacagttctttcgagaggatgtgggtggccctgaaaagggccggggttcagtttctttaattactgagccttgctggtcttcttgggcagaagcacggcgtggatgttgggcagaacgccgccctgtgcgatggtcacgccgccaagaagcttgttcaactcctcgtcgttgcggacgaccagttgaaggtgacgggggatgattctggtcttcttgttgtcgcgggcagcgttaccggccagctccaggacctcggccgtcaggtactccagcacggccgccaggtacaccggtgcgccggcacccacgcgccgCGCGTGGGTTTCCcttgcacccgaccgaccgggaactggagacccgcccgggaagaacggctctttgcCACGCCAAgtgcgtcaccatcatgcccaaggacatcaacaaccccggcccttttcagggccacccacatatcccagaaagatctatatccttccacctttctttaaacagacgcagttgttgcgcctgaaatacaattacacaccactcgcacatcacccccccccccccacacacacacacaacttatacctgtacacgcaaatcaattcagccgacagtgtaatgactttatcaacgttagagaatgttatgtgaaCGCGTGCATTCGGTCGCGAACACATAACCTGTACACGcgtataatatacatataggtcagctagcattaaacgacaccgtattgcggtcatttcttgtacttgtatgATCGGTCTTGCTCACGCTTTGCgataattgtctgtcagctatcttggactgggatatgtcgTATTTGGGTAATTTtattcgtatatctgcattgtgcaggcacttgattcagtgtgaagagaacacagttctttcgagaggatgtgggtggccctgaaaagggccggggttcagtttctttaattactgagccttgctggtcttcttgggcagaagcacggcgtggatgttgggcagaacgccgccctgtgcgatggtcacgccgccaagaagcttgttcaactcctcgtcgttgcggacgaccagttgaaggtgacgggggatgattctggtcttcttgttgtcgcgggcagcgttaccggccagctccaggacctcggccgtcaggtactccagcacggccgccaggtacaccggtgcgccggcacccacgcgccgCGCGTGGGTTTCCcttgcacccgaccgaccgggaactggagacccgcccgggaagaacggctctttgcctttgcgcgtgccttgccaccttcgccacgtccagacatcttgtagtagtcgattgatttacgtcaaacggcagaaagaatgaggGAATGAAGAGGcattatctcctgtccaaacaaTTTATACCCCGCCGATGGATTCACGGCTTCAgccagcgaaccaatagagagagctcACTCTCGGTGAGAAgaagttctaccacgtccgcaccttagactagacaatccccaaatttgcattgttctcccatATAAAGGCCTGGCCGAGACGACAAGCGGAAAAGCCGCCAAAAGCCGCCAGGCCCGCAGGGGACAAGACGCgcggagaaagagaagggaaaccttcggcgtctacatctacaaggtgctcaatacgaagcttctcgactggctcactacaacaagcgctccaccatcagcagccgcgagatccagaccgccgtgcgactcctgctgccgggcgagttggccaagcacgccgtcagcgactAGACTACACACAACGCACACGCCGAaaaacctgggatcgcaggcgacataagaCAGTACAGAACTTATGTCctggaacacaacaacaacaacaaaaacaacaggatgatcatgaaagaaaacaaagaagtgaattttgacgtaataaaagtctgcacacgttcttattacaccaaacAAAGCTGACGCAACAAGAAACTTGCGCCCCTTGCCTTCTGCCGCCTGTGTCTAATTTTGTACCCGGAGGTAGAGAAGGTCGCTATACTTAGCTATAGGCGAACGAAGGGCACTGCCTTtctttcgctcgtctcagtaaaaaaatacacacacacctgtaccaccgtataccaTTAATACAGATAtcagcatttattcatttccacTTGTTTGGTAATAACAGATGTATTCATTACGAATGTGAATGTGTGAGCGATATAATTCTTTctttaggatgtgggtggccctgaaaagggccggggtttcaaAGGGCTGGTTCTTCAGTATCAGTCTACGGACGGGCGCAAGGTTTGAGAGTTACGAAGGAAATCGGCGCCTTGTCTCTCGCCATAGTCGAACAAGAGTTCCGTTCCCTCCGAAATGTCACGGTTAGCTAGTAGGAGAACTGCCGGGTCTGGATCGCCTCCCGTCACTATAGCAAGTTTCAGATTTGCATTATTTCGGCTGTGGTTTATAAGCGCTGCCGGATTGCTGTCGGACACATTGCCATCGATGACAAAAACTGCCGCGCCTGTATAAACCCAAAGTAATTTGGCATGGTCTCCTTCTTCTAGAGAGTCAAGGCGTTGGACTGCTACTGAATTGGCGATTCTCTCTCCTCTGTACTCAGAAACTATACTACCTCGGCGTATGGTTTCCGTAGCGATTGCGCAGAGCCCTGCCGGCCTGAAGTCTTTCTTGACGAGGGCGGGACGGAACGCAACGGGTCTCTCCGTGGCCGGCATACTGATGTATCTTAACATTTCTTCCCGCGTGGTCAGCGATGGATGTCTGGTCGGCCTGGCAAACCGTATTCCAGAATAGCCTCTCTCACCTCCTCGAAGCTTTTTGGCGGTGACTAAGATTGCGTCTCCACGCTTGTTTTTTGACACCAGCGCAGCTGCAACTTGTCTCTCGAACCGCTTCTTCGTCAGCATGGCTTCCGTCTGTGAGTCATGATCAGAGCGTAGTTCGCAATATGACTGATGGGATTGCCTCAGCTCGGAAGTCGTCACGAAATCCTCCAAATCGCCAGTAAAAATTAGGCAATCTCTGAGCCACTCATTCATAAGCGGGAGCGGGACTTTTCGTTTTCGCCTTCCGTTTAGAACATCTCTAATATGAGATGTGCCTCGTGCTGATCTAGACCCCATCATCTGCTTTCTGATATTGTTTGCTCGCGTTCGAGCACGACGCTTTGAGAGAAGTAACTCCGAAGTCTTACTTGGACACGATTGGTGTAAATAGTGGTTCTGACAGCGCATAAAATTTCATCCAATAGTGGCATGGTAatcagcagttcgaccaatgagacaCCGTCTACATGTCCGTccaaaatttgcatatattataacttcattttgtatttctaaattGACGGAGGTAGGCGGGGCTATAGGATCGGTCTTACTGGCGCCGGTCGCGGTCACCGGTCGCGAATAGCCACATTATTTCTTAGAGTGTCTGGCACGCCATCCAGAAAGCTTTATTTATGTGGTGTCTAGCGTTCGACGTTTGCAGGCCGGAATATGAAGCATAGAGCTGTACCTTGCCCTCGTCTAAAAACGTGGTTTAGAAAACACGTAGTCATCACAGGACACTGGCACGATTTTTCACGGAGTTTCTCCCTGTTTCAGTCATACCGACACTTTTTGTCCAAGGCTGACGACAATACATGGCCTCTCGATCTCGGTTACAGGCGATTTAGTGGTCAGCTTGCCCGTTTGATGGCCGCTAAATACGTTCCTGTCAACGCAGTACATGATAACTTTCGAGGCTGGAGAGGTGTACAGATTGTTTGCCACTTTCCTTCTCAATCCTTAATTGAACCCCCGCTTGAACCCGTGAACCTTGCTGAAATTATCGACGTCgatcaaaatcttcaagaagtaCAGGTGGACGTTCCTCGGGGCGGCGTTGGAGAAACAACATCGCAAAGCCAGCAGAATCCCACTGGACAGGGTGATCAGATAGAACAAAGGGCGACAAACGACAGGACGGCCTATATTATCGACGTCgatcaaaatcttcaagaagtaCAGGTGGACGTTCCTCGGGGCGGCGTTGGAGAAACAACATCGCAAAGCCAGCAGAATCCCACTGGACAGGGTGATCAGATAGAACAAAGGGCGACAAACGACAGGACGGCCTATATTATCGACGTCgatcaaaatcttcaagaagtaCAGGTGGACGTTCCTCGGGGCGGCGTTGGAGAAACAACATCGCAAAGCCAGCAGAATCCCACTGGACAGGGTGATCAGATAGAACAAAGGGCGACAAACGACAGGACGGCCTATAGCTACGGCGAAGCCGTTCGACGGAGGAGAGACTTATCTCCGCGGGGATCCTTTCAGTATCCGCCACGCGTTGTCGAGTTTAACAGACAATCGCAAGATGGTGACCATGTAGGTGACGAAGGCCTAGCCACTAAAGCGCTGGCAGAAAACACCGTTGTCTCAGAAATTTTTGGAGAGAAAATAAGTACAGCTGAGGCAGATCGAAGAGAGGAAGACTGCTACCGTACCATGTGCCCTAAAATGATCAACTACAAAGATCGGAACGGTGCCCTTGTTGTTGTAGACACTCTAAGCGTCGCTAATAATTCTGTCAGCAAAATTCGCTTTGGGAGGAAAAACGCAAATTTGAAGCTCGTTGTGTGTTTTCAGAACGAAACTGAAGCTGTTCGCCTGTTTGCTGTTGCATCAAGACGGATAGATGAAGGAGAAGCACTCATTCTAGACACACGTATCCAGCACGACCAGTGTATGCAGGATCAGTGAAAAGATATCACCACCACGTGGACTTGGCCTCGGCTAATCATCATGAAGaaaccggcccttttcagggccacccacatccgcAATAAAAGATCTATATCGTTCACGCTACGATGTTGTAATTGTTGCTGCGTTCTTGTTAGGCTTTCACCTTCTACAGAATAGCCTACATTATATGTGCGCGTATTTGGCTGTGGCCGGCCGGcgcgggctgtttgcgggaacggaaaaaaaagtatactgtaattcttgatttgttagctgtaacttaattttagctaatttaactgtcactagtcaaccgctgaaatttcatcatcgctaatatttgatcactaatatttgagacagtaatgtttgttcaaaccgttgaaattaagtgccatgacctactcctttttccccaaaccgctatattttcctgccgctatattaaagtgatttacagagtATGCCCAGAAATAGACACAAATTAGGCCGTTAGTATTcgttatgttttgtgtgttttgtatcatacttttctttCCAGCAAACTGCCCGGCGGCACTTTTGTACTCTCTCTTTGATTAGTTATAAAGATAACGCAGGGAGCTGGTAAACAGACTGATAATTTCTACCATTTCCGCCGttgtttctttattcaatacccACGTGCAACGCATGCACACGCCATACAGTTCTGCATCACACACCAACAACGGCAGAAAGAAAACCCAAATAGCAAAGAAATCGTGAGGAAGGGAGATcatgtttaaagaaaacaaaaaagcaaagaaagtgtgaaaaggTAGGATTTAAACCGTAAAGTTAGGAAACAAAGTAATGCTTTCTACCACGTCCGTGCATGTTGATCCACTATGAATTTGCATAGAGATCTGATATAAATCAATCATTGCACGAGCGCATTCACTCTTGTCTGAAACCCGAGCGCCATCGCCATGTCCGACAAACCCAGGGTcacaggagacaagaagcgtcgaaagagaagaaagagaaggaaCACAACCTTCGATGTCTACGTAAACAAGGTCCTTAAACTGATGCACCCCGGGACCAGACTTTCAAGAATGACCATGGCCATCGTGAACTCCTTTCTGAACGACATCTTACAGCGGATCTCTGTCGAGGCTTCTCtcctggctcactacaacaagcgctccacaaTCGGCCCCCGGGAACTCCAGACAGCCGTGAGGCTGATTTTACCCGGCCAACTGGCCAAGTTCTCCGCCATCGAAGGCACCAAGGCCGTCAGAAGGTACGCCAGCTCCAAGTGAGTCTATCAGCGCCGCTCGAGacaaccccggcctttttcaaggccacccacatcttcAATAAAGAGCTGTAGCATCACGCCTTCAAATCAGGACGTACACTGTTATTAATATGTCCAAACACCACATGCCACCGGCCTTACAATATGTATCTACACTAGTAAGCCTGGCCAATTGGCCCATCTCAtcgcacagacagacaagaacaCTGCATTTGGAGTTTTAAAGCGTTCTTACCAACGCTCTTATCAACAAAACAGAGTAACAAGGTCTCAAACAGAATAACAAGGTCTGCGAGTTTCGGAATAGTTTTAGTATGAGAACATAACTATCGGTCATCGTCCTTTGTCATACAATGTTTGAATGTGCAAAGTGAAGAAAAGTGACACGAACACAGTCCGTTTTGGGGTAGtttggtggccctgaaaagggccggggtttttgGTAGAGATAACACGGGTTTAAATCCTAGTCTTGTCCTGACAGGTTGCATGAAGCATAAAGTTTGCGTCCCTGAAAATGTCCAAGAATTTTAGTTAGGCGATAGAAGCTCATCTAAAAATTCCCAAACACTTCGAGACTTTACTCCTGCCCGTGGCCTTGCCGACTTCTCAACATTCTTGTCTTCTCCATTTCTTTGGCAGGGACAAGCGTGAGATGAAATATCCCCTGCCGTGTCTCCAGGCAAAAGTAGCTCTTTATAGGCCCAAGCATTTCGCCTCGCCGTCCCTCGCAGGTAATTCTGTGACGACCTGTCTCCGACCTCCATCTTTTTGTCGGACAGCAAACAATCTCGAAACCTGCTTTTGTCGTGAGACGAAAGGGGATAATCTTGGCGGGAATGTCTGGCGTGGCGTCAAGCCTCAACCTGTTCACAGTAGAAGAAATGGATTAATCTTTCCAGGAATGTCTGTGACGAAGCCGAAACCTGTTCACAGGAATTTGCCTTATCTGTGTTTCAGATCACTGTTTCCCTTGTGAGGTGAGAAATATCAGCAAAGAGTAACTAACGCttgctttgaatatttattcaagttcctttttttcGTACACTAGTTGTAGAAGAACTATTGTAGAAGAAATATTCACTAAAAAGGGGATTTTACTTGTTTAATCTCAGGGCGTTATTATCGCAACATGGTAGGATATAGTTTACCATATCGACAGCCACGGAAAAGAAACAAGTGACCCTGATACATCGTTGTTTATTTAGTCACATCTCTATGACAGGTGGAGAAAGTGAAAGAGACAGTCCTTTCTTTATAgtagtgggtggccctgaaaagggcctgttTTCTGTCTTTAACCAATGCCTAGGCACAGTTTTTGTTTCCACGGCGGGACGGCTTGAGTATGATGTTTCTTGGGAAGAGGTCGAGTTTGAGTTTGATTATTTTCGGGGTCACGCGCTTGGGAGGCTTGTCAGCTGTCTTGACGTCTTGTAAAGCTTTCGCCATAGGAAGGGGTAAAGGCGTTTTGAAAACGGCAACGTACTCTTTGAAAAGGCGAAAGAAACGCAGCTTTTGGGCGGTGTCCATTCTTTCTTGCGAGGCCAAGAGTGCTGAGATTGGATAAGGCAGATGTGTGTAGGAGGCGGCGACATACATGGACGACATATGCAGCCAGCGCAGCTTGCCCTTGTAGCGGCGGTCCTCTAATGTCTTGCCGCCGAGTCGCCGCTTCTTTCGCGAGGGAGAGCTTCCCGCAGTTGACATACTGCTAAGTGCTCGTTGCGAGTCAGAGAAGTGTTTCTCCTTTCCGTTTCAAGTAGATGCACGAACTTTTGCGGCCTCcaatctgattggctgtggAATTCtgtattctctgattggctgtacgcgctgattggttgaatCCGTTACCACGTAAGTTCGGAAAACACGCGCTCCTCCCCCATGAATTCCAGTATCGTCTTCTGGCCGTCCAAGATGAACATAGAATTTATCCAGCCGGCTGAGCAGGGAGATTGGATGGGGTCGATTTTGATAAGAGCGGACACACCAGGCTTACCTCAGCTACTGTATGAACTAGAAATGGATCTCGTTCAAATGGACGCCGATTTCACCATCCCCCTATTTGACGTCACCATTTGGCAGAAATCGTACGCTGTGATCATCTTTTACACGATCCTCGACTTTCACCAGACCATCACAACTCTGAAAACCTCTCACCCTAATGTTGCCTTCATGGTACTCGGGCCTGGCTCATCATTTTGAAGACTTGGACGGCGCTCGGATCGGATCTAACAAACCGGCCCttctcagggccacccacatccgccAAAAGGATATATCGTTCACGCTGCTATTGTTAGGGTTTTACTTTGTGTGTAGCATTACAtagacttcgctcagcaatattttatattttcgcCAAATGAAAATCCACAGAAACGTTAAAATGTAGGCGCCAGGCGAAGCGATGTAAAGATAGGCTAGAAGGAGGAACACACGACCCCTTCTCAACGGGCTTTTTTGGAGACGCAATTGTTTAGCTTTTACCGTTCCCCTCGTCGTACCGCTTGTTTGCTGCTCACTgctcatgctagggtcacatttccaaaccggggaccggccgggcagtctttgggaacgaaaagtatgatataaaagacaacaaaaacacaaaacgtacccaaaattattcaagagcgtagcttgtgcaaatgtatggacacacactttgatttttcgtttccacaaatagcccggtcgggccccggttaccaaatgtgaccctagcattactaaCCTCTGTATGCTAAGGTCACTATTCCCAACCCGCGGCCCGGCCCGGCattttgcgggaacgaaaagtatgatgtaaaagtaaaacaaaacgcaaacgaaaagtttcaataataaatcatttgtgtatactattgatatgaattgtgttaattttcattcacgCAAAACAGTCCGGCCGATGCATTAGCAGAGACCGTCACATATAAATGAGACGTAGGAAGCTTGTACACAAACtgatattttctacaatttccGCCTTTGCTCGTTTA
Proteins encoded in this window:
- the LOC136444184 gene encoding histone H2B-like — encoded protein: MSDKPRVTGDKKRRKRRKRRNTTFDVYVNKVLKLMHPGTRLSRMTMAIVNSFLNDILQRISVEASLLAHYNKRSTIGPRELQTAVRLILPGQLAKFSAIEGTKAVRRYASSK